The stretch of DNA TTGAGACGTTCTGTTTCAAAGTGAATCAAgtcttaaattttaagttcTAATTCGATTCTTGCCTTAATTAATACAGCTGAAGTTCTGAGGTCGTAACCTTAATTTAAGttcaattttttgtaacaGTGCTGAATGAGAAATCCTTTGATAGCCCAATCAGAGAACTAATCGGAacaagttaattttaaatcaaatttatctcgataatatataaatattgcacttTAGAACTGAGTGtctcaattatataattgttttattaagtATCTgctttaaaaatgaataaaaatataatatataataataatataataatatataagtaatagtgatattataatattatttttattaaaagtatagttatatatttctttgtaacTGAAAGAAATGGTGCACGCAGCGCATGCTGGTGTGTCtagtaaagtaaaaaataaggaatgtggattattattttattaaaatgataaaaacgaGACGACAATCGCATCGAACATTCATTTATTCAACATTACATCAAGATATAGTACATGTcacacattttattaattaaaaagtaatccCACAACATTTGTTCTCTAAATTAGAGGTAAAGGTAATTCGCTAGTATTCAGAAAGAATAACTATGCTATAATGCTAGTCATAAGAGTTACGAAAAgtttttttcatgtaaaatacataattgtatGAATTATAAGAATTGTACGAATCGAgactcataaataaaatgctatttctcaattgtgaaaaagaaatttcgaaGTTGACTGCTTTAAGAAATTATCACAGATTAAGCTGTGTGTAACAGGAAGACACAGTGAGCAGAAACTTCGACGAAGAATAAAAGCACTTTTACACATCTATTTGTATCATAAATTTGTAGCTAAATCAAACCCATTATCGTAATGGTCGATGAATAGGCGTCACTGCATGTGGAGGTAcctgaaatatttcaagatttattaaaagtgctattaatattatttatttcttttcagtCGCAAGATATCGttgaaatagaaattgttTCAAGCAACGTtaagtgataaaataaaaataaaattgttttaaatgtgtaaagagttctatatatataatttatcttatcatatattatattttttaacatttctaatgtaatttttatttaataaattgaattgatCAAGCAAACTTACCATTGCACCAATACGAGACAAATAACGATTTCGTATACTAATATCGGATTGCGGTTGCATCAAATTATCGGGCACAAAATCCGACGTGCATTCCGACGACAATAACTTTTCTCGTTCCAAACTTTCAGGCGTGCATCGAAGTGACTCATATCGTTCTCTTTGTCCGGGCGTCATGTTGAGATAACCACCGCTTGTTGCAATGTCCGAAACCCAGATTGCACCGGCGGTTATCAGAGAAACTGTTACAGCAAtatattattcgtaaaaattttcgcCGTGTTAAACGCATTGATTGCTTActcatgaaaatatttacccCAGAGCCAACCGAGGAAAAACATCTCCAGCATTAGATATCCTCCTTTGTCGACAATTATGCCAGCTAAAATCGAGACCACAGCAAGGCCCAAGTTTTGTACAGATTGCGCTCTGCAAAAACAAATTGTACATCGATGTTGTGGATTATTACTAATTGAGTATTGTATTTTGCAGGTAATGACCGATGAAGAAATGCTTACATGCCATAAGCGGTACCGAGTTGATGCTCCGGCGTGACGAGAGCGATCAAAGGCCATAAACTGCTGGCCAGCATGGAATATGCCAATCCCATCAATGCCATGCATGCGTAGGGGCTCAAGTAAGAGAATGCGAGCAATCCGTGCGCGAGAATCGTCGCGCAAATACTTATAAACACCCATGATACATTTTTGCCGATTCGGTCCACTAAATATCCCAAGAGAGGCGATGCTACTGCGGATATCGAATAAACAAGAGAATTCACTGTATTTGCGGTGGACGGCTCGTAATCGTACTTCCTCTCGAAAAAAactctgaaaaataaaattgagtttttttttcgaatacgTAAAgttataagtataaaattgaataagaattaatttttaattttaagataaagtaaattattttatatagctAAAGCTTGGAAATGTACTGAGCTATTACGCTATCGCTATACTCACTTTCCTAAAGCGATAAAAGGGAATATTGCGACGTAATAAGCGATGCAAATGAGTGCGATCAACCAAAAGATCGGTTTAAAATCCTTGACGTCTTTCAAACTGACGGCTTGTGGTTCCTGGCCCTCTCCACGTCGTAATAATCTTTCGGCACGTTTGTCCATAAGACCCAATACACAAGCACATATCATCGACATTACGCAAGTGCCGGCAGCAAGAAACAGAACTATGCCGATGCATTGTGGACCTTTGTAGTACTGAGATACGTACTTGTATACCGGTTCCATTACCAAAAAGTTCACAGTAGAGCCTACTCGCGCAAAGCTCAACTGCAGTCCAAACAccatatttaattctttgccCTTGAACCAAAGAACTGCATAACTGTTCTGGGCAACTGCCAACGATTCCGCACCGATTCTATGGAAAAGAAATAGTCCtttattttgtgattttatataaaaagcataCAACAGTGCTAAAACATTCTGTATAATATGATAAGAACATACCCAAAAACAAATCGACCTAGCATCATCAGCCAAAATGCATCAATCATGGCACCACTTGCAAAAATAATCTGGCCAATCAAAGTAAGCGTCATATATATCACAGTACCCAATCGAATTCCAAAGACGCTGTCTAATAAGAATCCACCGATGAAGCAAAGTATAACATTCGGCCAAGAATATATAGAGTAGAGTAATACAAATTTGCTAGTGGACATTCCTAAATCATCTTTGAAATTGTCTTGTAATGCTCCGGGATTGTCAAAACAAAAGTATGaccctaaaataaaaaatatataggtttaagttattactattatattaacaaaagaaatttatattaaaatttaaaagcatatttttaaagaagaaatatgtCGCATAAAGAACAGTATATCTTTccaatcaattaaattagaaatgctaaaagaaataatgttcATAATTCAGCACGAATGCTGATTATGCatgtataatttcattatgTGTCAAGTTCTAATGTCTCTTACACAAGACATAGCAAATGGTGAGAAAAATAGAATGATAAACTCACAAAGAGAACATTCATGATATACCTTATCTAAGCAatgccaattttttttctatatagcCAGTAAACATACACAGAATGTGATTTGACTATCTCAACTTGCCAAGTCGTCCttttttacttgtttatttttctccatatcaaattttaattattgaattacagaataatattttgattaatgcACAAAAAATAGGCAAAAACTAAATATCGCTactatgatattttataaatatagataaatgtggctatttaatttttgtacattaaacactagagaaaaaaatgtttatataaaaaaatatttaaaaaatatgacataaatgaaataatatgataaaattaaaaaattggacGGTTTATTTAGAGTGAAAtgcatatttgaataaattatgaatttcagaAATGCAACAATGGATCTCGCAAGAACCAATAAGATAAGATCTTGCATCTGGTTTGTTGCATCGTTGCGATAGCAACTCATTCTTTTAACAGTGACACTGTTCCGATAGCGACAGATAAGGAGTGACGCGCTATCGTGTAAACCACGCATCTACGAAGTTACGTCAATTCGTACCAAATCCAAGCAGACACATGAGCGCCAAGCCTAAAAATCGGTAAGGTGCTTTCTTGGGGCTGCAGCATCCTTGCAAAGCTATTTCGTCCTCGGATCTATCTAAGGTGCTGCCAGAATTCTCTGCTGTGTCTCCTTCCATATCTGTTGTTGTGGTCTGCTGCTTTGTTGTTCGTGGAATGTTAAGACACAACCACTAAATATCGAATTCAGAGAGTAAAATTGTCGACGACGCGATATGACGTAGTCGTACTTTTACTTTCACATTGCACGATTGTACAACAGGATCAGCAACGACCACAGTCGATGAACGAACTCCAATCGACTACTTCAACTGCCTTATTGAGCAGCCAAAGACCGTCATTGTTGATAATTTGTTAGCAGACGCGTATGTGTCATTCACTGTGGACATATACAACGCAACGCGATGTGGATTGATTGCGCATACGCAACGAAGTTACTAGAAAGGATGTGGTCGAGAAAAAAATGCGATACCAATAAGACGAGACAAAATCACTGgattctcaaatatttttctatcagGACCGTTTTTAGGCgctaaaaaagaataattcatgattatacaagttttttaagcagttttatttagttttataaaaattctatgctaagcattttcttttataaaattaaatcattatttgaATCTGtaagttttgtaaaatattagcTTAATGCGTAAGaatcattatttcattgtcaggtaacttttctttcttaaaattaaaattgaatcttgtttataaattatttactttctcaagattttattctaaaaatttgttaaaataaattttttttaatgtttaacaaAATATGTTTCAGATTGAAATCTATAAATTGGAGTTTAAGGATATAACTTAATTTCAATGTATCATACGTGAAATTGTGACATCAAATTGgattttcatacatttattgtaaaaaggtGACTTATTAGCTAATGTGATTGATTCTTAAAACTAGTTAAAATTCGAACGATTGATGAACAGTCAGATGATAGAAAATGGATGTGGTActtttagttatttaattcattttaactgataagttaattaaacttAACTAGTGACTTCTTCAGTAGCGCCTTCTTCAAATTCCAGTTTTACTTGGCAATCTTCATGAAGTCCTTCGACATCCACCTCTGACTCAGGTGCGTTCAGCATATTCAGTGTAACTTCCGCCGACTTTCCCATTAGGCTTTGATTTCCCGATGTCGATTGTTGTTTTGCAACTTGTTGCTGTTGAACTAGTGTCTGCTGTTGAGTTTGCTGGGGAAGAATCTGCTGTTGTCTAACAGACATTCCGGCTTCCTCAAACgtcttttttttcagtgtaGTTCGAATCTGTGATCTGAAAGCAGTACAATTGCTGTAAGATTCGGACAGACTGCCTCTGAAAGGCAGCCTTTGAAAACTTACACCGTCCGACTCTTGATGTGCTCGCTTATTCTGTTCAATTCTTCACTGAAGGCTCTCACTGAGTGACGAAGCATCTCAATGTCCTCTTCAGTCCATTTACTATACACCCAGGAGAATAggaaattatgaaaagaaCGGATCTACAGTAATTGTACAAAGTTATAATCTGATAGTGTGGTCACTTCTCACAACTAATAtagactttttttaaatatatctttccaTACTTATtcttataaacattttaattgattttttaagtcAAATTTTGAACATTTGGAAACAATATTCAGCAATTATAAGACTGACTAATACATGTGGTACAATaattgatacaaaaatttcCACATATTTTCTAGAAGTTTTTATTACGCAGAAAATTgattatcacattttatttttgtctcgAATAATTTGATACTGCACTTCTACTCTGTATTTTTTGCCATTcctgaataatattatacactaTCAAAAAACACCTTGGTATACACTAACAAACAATCAccttacataatatttttattggtaCCAAGCCtagaattcatatttttatcatgcaAATACTATTACATAGATTACTACTTATAGatcacaataatattattttatgttaacttACCCTGCTACTGAATCTGATGTTGGATGCAATTGCATCGTAAGTTCACCCAACTTATTAAAGGCTACACCAGCAGCAGTGAAGATCTCACCTACCTAAAAtaaatggtttttttttctttctaaaaattatataaattatcatgctaagtaaaatatcttttatttatattataaataacatcaaGAATATTAATCTCTGAGACTTCTTCTTTTTACAGCACTAGTTTTGtagatataatacaaatataagaaaattttaacgatTTCCCAACATTATTGATGTAACTGACTTAACCTAAAGATACATtatgttttcttctttctttacttGTATGAACTATAATGCTTTAAGTGTGGCATATTTATGTAGCAtacttgataaaattatatagcatGTATTCAACATATtaactgaattattttataatgtacagatgcaaaataaatttgaaaacttttcaatataatttcacaTTAATATTACTTGCATATGAATAGCGAAAAAATTGAAGCACGAAATATGAGTATAATGAGGCGGAAAAATGTCAAGAATCATTggtaagaatttttatatacatacctTACTTGCAGAATTCATGTTAATATCGTACTGTTATTGTTGTTGAGTTTCGATCGTTATGACATGAGCGAACAAACTAGCGCTGCTAGTACGCTATTGCTGCCATCTCACGCATTGCTTACACGATCCTTGATTTACCAGTTGCAACAATAACTCAGCCggttattctattttatcatcattgaatgttttatcattgtttgaaatttgtttcttgagagaataattgtttataatattacactgcttgatgttataaattaaaaatatttagtatattttttgaagatttcattctttttacatttatttgcaaaatttattttacttatacagcttataaatataaatataaaatatgaattacataaatataaattacgttctattataatttttaatacaatatagaatagaaaataaattagaaaattatatgatgGATACATGCTtactttttcaaatacattatcatattttcattatgataataatataccgatttctttttttctcttagtGAGCAAATTGTCTGCTACAgcgttatacattttaaacaacGAGGGAAATCGGCTTTTGTGCAGAAAATgcatattcattaatttattaatgttctaAGATTGCTGTTTCCGTTCATAAATCAAAAGCATGCGTCCCCAATCGTTGCCCTCGGTGATTGTGACTTTTTGAAAATCGCACCGCTTCGTCAAAATGTCCTCTATATGCTTCATCGGATCACCGGTATATTTCAATTCCTTTAATAGTGGAAAGTCCTCTGATTTCGCTCGTCGCAGTCTTCTCGACGCGTTTCTGTAACATTTCCAAGGCTGCGGTTCAATGACGATCATTTCCGCTAGATCGCATGccttttgcaaaaattgctcCAGACCGTCATCGCCGTGATTCAGATGGATCCACATAGTGATAGAGAAACAAAACACCACGTCGAATCGTGTCTTGTGAACCTGCGCTAGATACCCCCTCAGCGTCTCGTCGCAGTCTTCGGACAAAAAATTCAGACACTCGAAGGTCACGCGATCCGGGCGCGGATTACGCTCGCGCGCTCTCTCGATCAGGGTTGGGTCCAGATCCACGCCGATTAAGGAGATCTCAGGCTGATCTTGGAGCAAGGCCTCTTCGAGGAAGTCGTGTAGAGTGTACGTGAGGTCCTGGAAAACGTGTGCGTCAAACAATCgtgcataaaattaaatataaatatataaagtctGGTGTGCGTTTCTTTTTAGTCACagattgcaaattaaatttagttatCAATCGAGTAAGTTCGATCAGCAATCGCAATTTTTCGCAATACTTCTCCATTATCAGTATTAAACAAATTGGAATAtcgtaaaacaattttgaacTGAATTTTGctcaagttaaaattaattgaaaaataaagatttgtcGCGCTTGAGACTTGATTAGACAATAcatctacaataatttttaaattcaaattagtAGTTAAGTGAATTAGTTAACGTCATGCTTTCTTAATAGGCGGAATTCCGCCTCGAATTATTCGAATGATCTGCAGTTAAAAGGAAACGCGACAGTTGTGAGGCATTTCGTATAATTAGGAAAACGCGTCAGCTTTAATAGAAAAGGAGAAAGCGAGTGTGCGCGATGAACTTCTAACGGGGACAAAGGATCCCGGAAGCGGATGCCTGCTGTGCGAGCGACCTGAAAAAGGATAACTTCAGAATTAGACGCGCCGTTTGTAGTTTCGGATCACGAAGACCATCCCGTTTCGGCTGGCCCAGACCACCGACAGCTGCGCTACCGCTCTTACCCCGGCGTTACAGCCGACGTCTAGACCCGCGTATTTCCGGGCCGGATGAGCGAcccgccgccgctgccacACGCCACGCGGAAGTTGCCGCACGCGCTCTTCCGCAGGATGGAATtggtaataatttatgaagttCCCGTGTCTGATAGCGCCCGGATCCGTTTTCACGCCGTTCCTCCCGCCGCCGGCTTCGTCGGTCATTTCgtatttacagaaaaatctGCAACACGCAATGAATGAGGACGTTGTTACATGTGGGTATATTGATTTGGAGATGAATGAGCGCCTTCGGCAATTCCGAACGGTAACTTAATATAGTTcgattaaaatgttaaaattgaaatattaaagaaagcgggaccattaaaattttctcatgGAGGAATTAATTGTgaacgtaattttatatttctggacatatatatacagaatgagaaagattttaaataaattcttgattttagaattatattatatattaattaatatatttgattttagaattatattatatatttaattcgaGAGGAATGAATTTCTATTCATTTAATTAGTAGTGTAAtttaatgtacataatattGGTATAAttcatattgatatataaatattaatataatttaatacaattaattaaacagtAATGCAGTGTTGCATACAACATCGCAATAGTATATGTATACGACAGCGGTGACGACAACCAATGGCGATGCCGACAAGTGATAAAGAGACAAAAAGCGTTAGGCTGAGGAGAAAAGAGAGGTTGCGAGAGAAGGTCAGGGGGACCTATCCAAGAGCGGAAGGATCAAGCGGTTAATTCGCTGGTGTCCGCGACCTAAATAGCCGCAGCCTTCGATCGACGAAGCATGGAAAACCATCGGTGGATTGTTTTATTGTTAGCTGAGAATAATCTGCAGCTGATAActgtggaaataaaaaaattaaaaaaagaaagctgTCATTGCCACGcagttagaaaaatattgaagagaCTTCTGGATAAGCGAGATATTGAAAGAGATATTGAAGTTGAAGAGAAggtcaaatatttttgcagacATTCGAtagttttaaaacattttcaacgagcatcgcaataatattaaaactatctTTTTATGTCGAGAAAGAAATTTCATGTGTCAAAACATCTGTAAAAGAATCTGTAATGACATTCTAAAAAGCGATGTGTGTCATTCAcaaaattacttataatatatgaatttaaatcgcaggaaacattttattcttctttagAATGGATAAACGGGATGAATAATCTAGTCAAATGTACATTGTGTGTATGTTGAGGATTTTAGTTATCACaactttacttttattatctgggatttacttttattatcttcatttattttctagcTATGTTATTCTGTTTGTCAACGATATTCACAATCAGATTGATCTGAGAGACGAGTCCATCCGGTGGAtaatcgttattttatttagaaagatGTTTTCACGAAGTCACGTAGCAAACAATAAGAACACAACGGCTTTACGCCGCAGGTTCGGTAAATATTGAATCCGGCGTGGCACGGCGGGCGGTCCTTCGATTTCTCGTTGTGTTTTCGTTGCCAAATCTTTCCGAGGTGTGTATTCTGAGGGTACGCGGATTGCCAAATCCGACCCGGGAGCGTGAGGGCACGGCACCGGCGCGTGTTTACACGCTCATAATTGTGTGCCGACGTTACCTCATTGCCTCGCGCGGCGCTagcaaaatttatcgaattaaGGATTGGATTTTCAAACCTCCGCACACCTTCAACACCGTGGGAACTCGTAGGCGAGTCCGCGCGTTGCGTTTCGAGTCGCGAAGGAATTGCACGCTCTTGCGTAATCGTCTTGTCAGCGTTCGTAATCGTCGCAGTTCGCGCGAGGGAGGGGAAAAAGCGATCTAACGCTTTGTCTAATTACCTCGCCCCGATTCCGGTTCGAGGTAATTAGACGAATAATTCCGAACATGTACGGCGCGATTAACCGCAGTATTTCTTGCGCGAGATGATAATGATTCTCTATCGTCGATTGCGACGAATATTATGACCTGTCTGTATGCATCTGTGGATTGCATCAGTGACATTGGCGCTAATATGGCCTCATTTGCGTCACCAAGTGTCACACGCGTACACGCTGCTTGGAAAAAAACTACCTTAGAGAAATTCTAACGTCTCGGCTCTTGtgcattaaaatatgaattattttagcTATCAATaatcgtataatttataattatgaatttaattcaattattaataaaagaagaatgtTAAGTATTTTTCTTCGCTAtagattattgatattttataataaaattgacattgattaaaatttatacacatatataaaaaatatattgcattatttcgaataataataataaaaaaaggtgctatgataaaaatataaagatatttatatcgcGATATACTGTACAAATAAACGCGTTGAGTGTTATGTAGGTTCTTTCGAAACATAGACATTTCGGTAAGAGACTCACGCTTACAGGACAACGAACTCACATGTGTCGTCACACACGTGCTACATAAATGACGATCGCGATTAGTCATCTAAAATTAACATGGTCTTCGATCTCGAAAGGAAACACCTTAGGGGCACTCTGTGTCGCAATAAGCTGTCATCTTGGGCAATGCGCGTAAAAATCCCGAGGCGGTTTGTCTCACTAAAGTGTAAATTGGTTTCGTCGTAACGCACGTGGTTTTCGTAACCTTCTTCCTGCCATTAGTTTCCAAGACTTTCCtactaaaaatttgtaaattaccCGTCGACTTACTATGAATAGAATCTATTCAAATCTCTTTCTCTTAATAAGCAAAGATTCggatttaaaagaattacgATAATAATCCGATAAGTGTGACAGAAGACactattaattatcttaaactTTTCAGGTCTCCAAACTTGGACGTTCCACGATTACGGCTTGATATATTTTCCCGACAAAGCTGGCTCGAAAATACGTGATGTGCTTCCGTCGTACGAAAGAAGCGAAGGGGTAAACGTTCTTATGCTATTTGGCCGGACGAGAACCGGTCAATAGCGCGAAGGGGAAACCAGCTGCATGGACCTTTTTGCCCCTTCGCATCCGCGGTGGAAATCATAGTGGCAGCTAGCTGAGAAGTTCCCTCGGTAAGCAGGTAAGCAAAATACGGTC from Linepithema humile isolate Giens D197 chromosome 2, Lhum_UNIL_v1.0, whole genome shotgun sequence encodes:
- the LOC105679147 gene encoding probable RNA methyltransferase CG11342 encodes the protein MTDEAGGGRNGVKTDPGAIRHGNFINYYQFHPAEERVRQLPRGVWQRRRVAHPARKYAGLDVGCNAGDLTYTLHDFLEEALLQDQPEISLIGVDLDPTLIERARERNPRPDRVTFECLNFLSEDCDETLRGYLAQVHKTRFDVVFCFSITMWIHLNHGDDGLEQFLQKACDLAEMIVIEPQPWKCYRNASRRLRRAKSEDFPLLKELKYTGDPMKHIEDILTKRCDFQKVTITEGNDWGRMLLIYERKQQS
- the LOC105679034 gene encoding chromatin complexes subunit BAP18 isoform X2; protein product: MNSASKVGEIFTAAGVAFNKLGELTMQLHPTSDSVAGSQIRTTLKKKTFEEAGMSVRQQQILPQQTQQQTLVQQQQVAKQQSTSGNQSLMGKSAEVTLNMLNAPESEVDVEGLHEDCQVKLEFEEGATEEVTS
- the LOC105679034 gene encoding chromatin complexes subunit BAP18 isoform X1, which codes for MNSASKVGEIFTAAGVAFNKLGELTMQLHPTSDSVAGKWTEEDIEMLRHSVRAFSEELNRISEHIKSRTVSQIRTTLKKKTFEEAGMSVRQQQILPQQTQQQTLVQQQQVAKQQSTSGNQSLMGKSAEVTLNMLNAPESEVDVEGLHEDCQVKLEFEEGATEEVTS
- the LOC105679135 gene encoding lysosomal dipeptide transporter MFSD1; this translates as MEGDTAENSGSTLDRSEDEIALQGCCSPKKAPYRFLGLALMCLLGFGSYFCFDNPGALQDNFKDDLGMSTSKFVLLYSIYSWPNVILCFIGGFLLDSVFGIRLGTVIYMTLTLIGQIIFASGAMIDAFWLMMLGRFVFGIGAESLAVAQNSYAVLWFKGKELNMVFGLQLSFARVGSTVNFLVMEPVYKYVSQYYKGPQCIGIVLFLAAGTCVMSMICACVLGLMDKRAERLLRRGEGQEPQAVSLKDVKDFKPIFWLIALICIAYYVAIFPFIALGKVFFERKYDYEPSTANTVNSLVYSISAVASPLLGYLVDRIGKNVSWVFISICATILAHGLLAFSYLSPYACMALMGLAYSMLASSLWPLIALVTPEHQLGTAYGIAQSVQNLGLAVVSILAGIIVDKGGYLMLEMFFLGWLWVSLITAGAIWVSDIATSGGYLNMTPGQRERYESLRCTPESLEREKLLSSECTSDFVPDNLMQPQSDISIRNRYLSRIGAMVPPHAVTPIHRPLR